AAATAGaacgaacgaaaaaaaaaaacaaaaaaggaacagagGGAAGATGTGTCTgggggggagagggggaaaaaaaaaaagaaaaaaaaactgtgatGTCAACCGCTGGTATTCCCAGTTTTGCTCACAGGATggtatcaaaaaaaatcacacaCGTATGTGTGGCAGCAGAACCTCCAtgactttcctttccttcctattCCAtatcgtatatatatatatatatattcttctttctttttgtcagCCTTCCCGCCGGCATACAACTGGAGCAAGTTTACTTCCAGACCACTTATTATATAATCGACAGTAACATCCCTGTATCCGTTGGGCACGTGCGTGCCTGTTTTTCATGGCGGGAacagaggggggaaacaaagaaaatagtggtaataataataataacaattattattattactattacttttctttttcattaagGAGAACCAGTGGGAGATGTGTACAATATTGGGGAAAGTTTGTGGTTTGTTGTGAGCGCTGTGGATGGCGGGAAAGTTTTGAAGTCCAACAAGCGGGAGGAAAGTAATGGGTTGTTGAATGTGACTTgcagaggaaagaggaaactaaataaaataaaagatataaaatgaATTAAAGTGAAGTGATGCCATGTGATGTGAtgtaaaaatgaagaagagtaGAAGTTAAACAGgagaaaggtaaagaaagtttcttttttttttccattggtttggtttgttcgttttggAGGGTTAAGTGccagcaaaaggaaaagtaaaagaaaacaaaagagggagaacgGTGACTTTTAGGATAGGGGTGATGGGGAATTACATTCagcaaaaaattaaaaaaaacagaaataaaaaaaaaagtaaaagtaaaggtGAATGTCTGACATTACTCCGACAGCAGGTTCCGCTTTCTGTTCCCACACTACACCGTcttataaaaaagaaaaaatatttttatacTCAACACAATGCAGTCATCGGATTTTCCGTTATTCTTATTCTCgtttttttgactttttttttctttacccttttttatttatctatttgACTTCTCTTCGTTCTCATGTGGCTTGTGTATTTAAATTTCGGCCTGACCAGgtctaaaaaaaagaagaaaaaagaaagagtaaaGGATTAATTTCTCATGTCTGtaagtgtgtgtttgtgtgcctgAGCCGAtgtctttttaatttttatttttcgatTTGGCATTCGTCTTGAAACTATTGGCTACTGCACGTGACCAACGCGCAaaactctctctctctcacacgcacacacacacacacacaaaagaaaaaaaaggttcaatggtaaaaaaaaaaagaaaaagagagaaaaaaataggagatgagaaaaaataacaatgaaCAATAATAAACGTGCATTGCATCATTATTTTGTACgtctcgctttttttttttgtttttgtgcgttCGGTCATcctcctgttgttgttattcgAGAGGTCAAATGATAGGAGTTGGTGAtggtaacaacaataatataaatagtaataataataataataaaaataatagtaacgataataataaaattgaTGATGTTGAGAATTTGATTGCGCTGGTACTTGTAGCttatttattgttataaCCGGTTCTGATCTTCAACCAACCACCCGCTCGTGGGAGGAATCTCACACGTCAAATATTTAAATGTTAGTACAAgtatatttaaaaatacaaaatatatTGAATGTATAATatattctttctctcttttttttctttttgttattttgttttgtgggaAAGGGTGTGATATTCTGCACAGGGATGAGGATCGTCTCCTCCTCTAgtgctttgtttgtttgtttgttcgttatcttctgtttttaaacttcctttttcttcaaaaaaaaaaaaaagaaaaccccTTCACGGTCCACTATTTCTTTCATATGTTGTTTTCTAAGACTCTTTCCTTACCTCTTGCTTCTTCACTGTCGTTCTTGCCGTTGTCATTACTCcggtttgtatttttttttatgtttttttttaaaagaaaaaagaggaaaaaaaaaaagagacggcGAGACAAGTACGTGTGGAGATGTCGCGAGGTTAACTGACAGTGTTGCATTAttatctctctttttgtttttgttgttgctgttgttcatTTGTGTGTCTTTATGTGTGCCTTCGGTTTgcaaaggggaggggggaatgatcgctttattttattttatttcgaATAGatgaacatatatatatatatttttttaaaaaaagagagtagGTTTTGTGTTGTCTGGGTGGTGGTTCTCCGTGTCGTTCtctatctttctttctccctctcttaCCTTTCTGTATTCTGTCGacctcttgtttgtttttgtttttatttctttcctacGGGTGAAcgattgtttattttattattcaAATTTAACGGACTTTGAGTATGTCTTATGTGTTAATCTTTTTAgtttcgtttgttgttgctgttgttgttgttttgtcttttgctttactttatgttgttgttattggttGCTGCTATTTATTAACCTACGCAAACGCACAGGTGGTCTCGTTTTCTCTTCACAAGGGTTGGGCCAACttatttgatttttcttttctgcatcATCGTCATTATTAGCACtgcaaatgcaaaaaaaaaaatcgaaaagTAGGAAACGGAACAATATATtgattattttatttaataTTATGATAAAAAATAGGAGAAACCGTCAGACGCATTGGGTGGTAGCGGTGTGCGcagcactttttttttattttcaattaccctcctcccttcctctcccctcccttccccttcaatCTTTTTaatctttatttttaataataataattattattattattttaccccTTTCGCCACATTGGcccctgcacacacacacacacacacatccacCCTTTTAGTTCCCtcatacaaaaataaatgtgtctgacttgtgtttttttttgttgtattccACACTTTtttgaagaggatgaaaggaagaagaaggaggaggggtaATGCAAACCAGTGTGTTAACACAATTCACAGAATCGGAGACGAGTGTTTGTGCGTTGTAAAATATTCcagtaaataaatgaataatgcttaaatatgtatatatacctgtttattttatttatatgtggATCGTTGTGTGTCATGATCCGTGAAGCAGAGCGTAAAAAATTCGGTCGTGTGTGATTCCAGTTAAAGGGTGACCCTTGCAATgatcaaaaataacaataacactAAAAAGGGTAATAATTAACAACGACAAGAGCAACAAGTGTGCATGCGGGtggggagaaagagaagaagcaaaagaaggaaaagaaaagaaaagaatgcgTTGACatgcatacacacacgcatatattcatatatatatatatatatatatatatacatatataactTCAATGATGAGGTATTTGCGTGTGTATATGCGtgtgaagaggggaaaatataGTTATGATTATTATGCATTGTACTTATTTGCGGCCTAATTTCCCTTTCTCGAAACACAGTTCGCTGAATTTGGCAGCTAAAATGCCCCCTACctacacacagacacacttCGCTTATATGtgcatttatttgtatttatatgAACGTAGCTAAAATATTTTAGCTTCCACTcacacttttttctctttctccttatTTTTCAATTGTTTTACAAGAGGTATATATCATTTTTACCTCAAGAAAGAACATCACTATTTCCCCCAACAGGTTAATAGGCACAGACATATTTTTGTTCATACCTACACCAAAAGTTGGGGGAGAAAAGATAACACGGAATataagagggaagaggagaaataaaagagcagtgaagcacacacacacacagggaAGAGGGATCGATTACATTTCCTTCCAACCGgcggaaaaaggaaaagaggggggaggaaaaaacaaacagttcTCAACGTTAGCTATATATGAATCGTGCTCGAAAGCCAGAACCGCCGTCGACTCCATGCGCTCGGCGCGATTTTCGAGGCACCACTACCGGACGCCGCCCGGGGCTCCCATCGCACAACCGAAACGGAAATGATGCTAATGCAACTTATCCCATTCCTAATAATCGTGTTGGCAGGCATTTGAGCCCCGCTTGTGGAAAATATGGAAACCGTCCGCTCACCGCAAAACCGCGAAAACGTCTCATCAGTCGCCGTAGGAACCGCCTGTGGTATGAAAACGCACTCGCTGATGCGAAAATAGTCCGGAGTCCGCTATGGGAACACCTTGACGATTCCGACGATGCGGCAGTTTTTGAGGGGTGGAACTCAAAAATGCGGAGGCCCCGGAAGAATTTTTTCTACCACGGGGCCGGGCAAAGTTTCGATGGTGCTGAAGTGATTGATTCCCTATTCATGTTGGCGTGGATGGAAGAGCAGAtggggagaaggaagaaacaggaGGGAACTCAAGGTGATGGAAACGCAACTATTTTTCGAGGCGGGTCCGCGGAGAATAACGTTGACCGCAAGGCTAATAAtgtaaaagggaaagaacaacagcagcaactggTCAATGAGGAGTCGAAACGCCACGAAACTCATCCCACCGTGAGGGAAGATGAAACAGACCACAACCCCGTGGAGTGTCAAGGGTATAATAGGAGTAGGACCGGTGAAAGTCTTGAGTTGACGCCGAATTCGTGTGATATATCGTTCAAAAGCATGTTTAGCACCAGATCGAGGAAACGTAGCGGACGTGGGGATCGCCTACGGTTTTCATGCGCCAGTTTGTACAAGGAGTATAGCAACATCAACACTGAGGAATGCGAAGAGAAAGGGGTTGGTGAGATCCGTGTGATGGAATGCGCGCGACAGCTTGGAAAGGCTGCTGAGGAGCAATTACAGGAGGGAAGCCGTGGGAGCCGCCGTGTTATGGACTCCACTTCTTGCGGTATTCGTGAACTTCATTCCATTCAATTAGCAGAACTACCCGATAGTGTTGTGAAATGCCCCTCGGGAAGGCGACAGAGCGGAGAGCATATGTTACCCAAACTTGTAAAGGGGCGTGGGGAAACAATCCACAACACCAGCGAGGGAACGGCACCCCTCTCCGTTCTTCGTAAAAAGCTGACCCACACCAGGGGACATAAGACTTCGGTATCTGACAAAACCTATCCACAGAATGCTCCGTTCATAACTAAGGGACAAAAGTCTGCCACACTTCGGAacaaggaagggggaggagaTGTGAGCACAACGAATCAACCAGATAGTTCATTAGGTGTTACGACCCAACGGCAGGGCAAAGGCAGAAATGTAAGCAGCAAATCCACTCACGGGAACGCTTCAACGTTTACGTTGAGCAACATATTTGTCAACCATATGGGATCATTTTCATCCTCAGTGTCACCACTAGCCCCTCATCTCCGGAAAAAGGAACTTTCCACGGGAACTCAGCAACGTAGCGGTCGTTCCAAAAACGATACGCACTGCGAAGGCTCGGTTCGGTCACGAGCTCCCCAGAAACTGAAACGTATCGTGTACCCCGAGTTCTTAAATGCACAAAGTGGTGGTGAACACCGGGAAGACAACCATATCACCACGATTCAAACGCCCCGTTCATGTGGGAGTGGCTATTTTGTGAATTGTGAAGGCATGAGGTCCACCTCCGTTTCATGTAGTCGTCATATGGGAGGCGGCGCTAAAGACTCCAGCATTTCCACTTTTGAAGATACATTTTGCTGCAGAGGCAGTTCTCTCCTGCAAGTGATGTGCAACACAGACAAAAATTACGCTACAGATCGGGAGCAGACAAACTCCACTGGCAATTTATGCTCTAGTGTGAACCCATATTACTTTTAAGCGTGCTGCGGCGCAACTTCATGAATCAAGTCACGGGAGCAACGAAATAAGAATATCAAAAGTCttaaaaatgaggaaaacaagAAGTGATCAAACGACGTTTACGATTGCTTATGCTAATTGGCTTTGAAAGGAAGAATTATCGCCatagaagagagagagagagagagagagtaagGATGTCACTAACcctattttcctttacaGTCGCTCAgttttgctgtttcttcttaTATTCCCTTACAAATTTCCCtagcttttttttatttccttgttCGCACGTATTCAgatttgttcttttcttctttacttcgtttgttgcttgtgttttatttttttttcgtcattTACAAGTTCTGTACTTTTTATTGTCGTTGTTGCCATTTGCTCGTTCCCACATGAGCGCTGCTAAAATCCCTTCTCCGCTTCTTCACTCCGGACTTACTTTTAGCTGCCAtccttttcattgtttgtttgatgttccccccccccccacgtGTTATCGCTCCgcatttcatttatttatttattacaaaaatatatgaacaaacaaagatATGCGCACGCATGTGTTTGAGGGCATTTGTATATTTGTGAATACGTCCCTTGAAATGTGCCACTGAACCGCCCTATTTTCAAAAACAGATCGGTCGTCGTATTATTGCTatttatttccatttttttttttcataaaaCCAGgtacaccaaaaaaaaaattgaaagaatTGTTGGACGAACTTGCGCTTATGAGCTCACTTAGTTAGCGGGtacaaaatgaataaaataaataaataacttttttttttaaagtgcggggataaataaaaaataacacaaacagCTGAACTTCTAGAAGAGGTGTCTtgaccacttttttttttattcacttCGTTTTGTTCCCATACCTTAATCTCGTTCGCCTTTTTCAATCATTAAATAAGCTTCCATTATTACGATTGAGAGTTTtcgctttatttattttcccgtaaatatatatatatatatatattagaagTGAAAGaacgaataaataaatagtgaGGTGCTCCCTTAACGGAGTGAATTCtgttatgttatgttttttgttaactcttctcttcatttttttttcgcgcgGTTAAGAATGGAGCTCCGCTCGAATTGCATTTGAGTACTGAGCTTTCCTGCTGAAAGTGAGGGAACTGCTTTCGAAGTAACATACGGATAAATTTGCCGTTTGTTTGAAAATTTACtaatttatttgtattttaattttttatctATTTCCTTTGTGTCCTCATTCCtgctacatttttttttataagtATTGAGTTGCAGAGCTTAGGAGGAATAAACacgtagtttttttttttactgcatcatttttgtttgtttgagaCCTCCGGAAGTTCCtggttttctccctttttatttattttgtttcatttgtgtTTGATCATATGTATTCGCTTATTAATATTTTTGATTCATCTGCCTGTGTGCATTACTAGTGATTTTATAGTGGGTGGGCATCGGAGTAGtgaattgtttgtttgttttacccTCAATTCCgcactatatatatatatatatttatttatttatttactgtgttgtttgtgttgttaaCATTGCGATCGCCGTTTGCTACTGTTTGCTCGCAGTTTTAACACATAGTTTATTTAATTATGTGTTTGAGTTTATTGATGTTTATGATATTTGTGTTTCGGATGTATTTTTGTTCGCAGTGGGGCACCGCTGGACGCTTTCgcgcaaaaaataaatatacgttAATTTTGAAAGCGCTGGGAGGTTAGGTGTTGCGGAGAAGCCGCATAATTTTTTTGATACCTTTTcgcgtgttggtgttgttgttttttgacgtgccgcagccgcagcttTAATTTCTAAGGAACTCAATGAgtttacaaaaaaaggaggtagGGCGCCTTCGGGTGGACATTTTGTTGGTTCTCAaacgtcatttttttttttaataaataaataaatatatatatatatatataatgtaCTGCCAAATCTGTTGTTTCACCATCTCGTCATCACTACCACCGCTGCTTTGCTTAAGCAAGCGGCTGATGATATGTTCAAGTGTTCCCTCTCATTCCCGttatttcttccctttgcaCGTGGCACAAGCACATCAGGGGACGGTGAAGAGGGAACCGAAGAATTcttacaaaaagaaaaagacgtcGTAGTTCGCAATCAACTCcacaagaaatatatatatatatatatttaaatatataactatttagggaaggggaaaggaaataatagaACGGAATCGTGAAAAACATACTATTGCTGCATGCTTGTGCGGGCGATAGTTCGGTGCTTGTCAACTTGCTATAGTTCCTATTAGGAGCTCAGTTCCCGGCGTTGGTATTCCCTCCGCCACCAGTGAAATTAtcatatttgttgttgtattgttttatttttttgtttatcttgAAATTTACGACGGCCAACTGcgggaaaaagaggaggtaacTACGGAGCAGCGCAAATGAATGAATCCCACATGTGTCATCAAAGGCCTGTTTGCCTCAACGCCTTCACAAAACAACCCGCTTCGTCACTGGCGTTGGCGCCAACAGCCGCAGTTACGCATAAggtgaacagtatgaaagtGCAACCAACGGCGGATGCACTAAAAAGCAAAATTACGCTCAATGAGGGACTGACATGTATTGATTTCCAACCGGGACGTCACCTCCTAGCTATTGGGTGCACGAAAGTTGTTCATATTTTGGAAGTGAAGCAACTGGCAGAGGGGAACCAGTCTTTCACTCCAACGCGTAGTGATAGCGGAAAGAGAGGAGGTGCGGAGAGTGAAGCTTTCCAGTCA
This region of Trypanosoma brucei brucei TREU927 chromosome 1, complete sequence genomic DNA includes:
- a CDS encoding hypothetical protein, unlikely (gene predicted by glimmer), producing the protein MFKCSLSFPLFLPFARGTSTSGDGEEGTEEFLQKEKDVVVRNQLHKKYIYIYI